One part of the Saprospiraceae bacterium genome encodes these proteins:
- a CDS encoding GNAT family N-acetyltransferase → MINPKWIPDPTILTGELIDLVPLEKAHLPELCKIATDPKIWEFYLGNWAVESRFIEVYHAVLEKKEKNEEYPFIIYHKPSARIIGSTRLMDMSKQDNRLEIGGTWLQVKYWATAINFDCKLALLKFCFENLAVNRVQLKTQHDNIRSRKAIEKIGGIYEGVIRQHILKEDGSYRSSAYFSILKEEWPIVKAKLELLLRNKMEI, encoded by the coding sequence ATGATAAATCCAAAATGGATTCCAGATCCTACAATATTAACAGGCGAATTAATAGATTTAGTTCCGTTGGAAAAAGCACATCTACCAGAGCTCTGTAAAATAGCAACAGATCCAAAAATTTGGGAATTTTATCTTGGGAATTGGGCAGTTGAATCAAGATTTATTGAAGTATATCATGCTGTTTTGGAAAAAAAAGAAAAAAACGAAGAATACCCGTTTATAATTTATCATAAACCGAGCGCAAGAATTATTGGTTCAACACGTCTGATGGATATGTCCAAACAGGATAATAGACTAGAAATCGGAGGAACCTGGTTACAAGTAAAATATTGGGCTACAGCAATTAATTTTGACTGTAAATTGGCCTTGTTAAAATTTTGTTTTGAAAATTTAGCTGTAAACCGCGTACAATTAAAAACACAACATGATAATATTCGATCCAGAAAGGCAATTGAAAAAATTGGCGGAATTTACGAAGGTGTTATCCGACAACATATATTAAAAGAAGATGGCAGCTATAGAAGTTCAGCATATTTTAGTATACTTAAAGAAGAATGGCCAATCGTTAAAGCTAAATTAGAATTACTATTAAGAAATAAAATGGAGATTTAA
- a CDS encoding SRPBCC domain-containing protein — protein sequence MQAFITNQIIIKASLSKVWSALTDPDQTQKYMFGCKTVSNWNIGDSLLWIGQQEGNDIIFVKGFILEIQPNRLLKYTVFDPNNPLIPDLPENYLNVTYELIEKDDHTQLTVTQGDYTKVEDGERRYQESYNKGEAWNPILIEIKKLVESEITT from the coding sequence ATGCAAGCATTCATTACAAATCAAATAATAATTAAAGCATCTCTTTCAAAAGTTTGGAGTGCTTTAACCGATCCAGACCAAACACAAAAATATATGTTTGGATGCAAAACAGTTTCAAATTGGAATATAGGGGATAGCTTATTGTGGATAGGACAACAGGAAGGAAATGACATCATTTTTGTAAAAGGATTTATTCTTGAAATACAACCAAACCGACTTTTAAAGTATACTGTATTTGATCCGAACAATCCATTGATTCCAGACTTACCTGAAAACTATCTGAATGTAACTTATGAATTAATTGAAAAAGATGATCATACACAGCTTACGGTTACACAGGGTGATTATACCAAAGTTGAAGATGGAGAAAGGCGATATCAGGAGTCTTATAACAAAGGAGAAGCTTGGAATCCAATATTAATTGAAATCAAAAAATTAGTAGAATCTGAAATTACAACTTGA
- a CDS encoding MBL fold metallo-hydrolase — protein sequence MNLLIYLLLLVSFFQTNVPSNLYRNLEEGQILNLYDAFSKDSNLIKDFGFSCITKYNGKTILFDAGSNATIFQKNIDRLQIDLSKVDITIVSHGHFDHLNGLDYLLKVNPNVKIYFPYDIFWGAPVPFDASGQEANVKDSLPIYMQYFNGANTKFTIQQSGRFWNANIEFVKSSKEILPGLTLIASAAEYMGYFSCYPNKSFVEGQFEHSENACKNTNLPELSLSMKTAKGQVLIVGCSHTGVEKIIKQSKDFLKEPLDLVYGGFHMIPFDRKQTLQLATQIKDDLQVNRVAPAHCTGHLAFKILKDIYGSNYIYAGLGETIQ from the coding sequence ATGAATCTCTTAATCTACCTATTGCTTTTAGTAAGTTTCTTCCAAACAAATGTACCGTCAAATCTATATCGGAACCTTGAAGAAGGCCAAATCTTAAATTTGTATGATGCCTTTAGTAAAGACTCAAACCTAATTAAAGATTTTGGATTTTCTTGCATCACCAAATATAATGGTAAAACCATCCTTTTTGATGCGGGAAGTAATGCAACAATTTTTCAAAAAAATATCGATCGGTTGCAAATAGATTTAAGTAAAGTTGACATTACAATTGTCTCTCATGGACATTTTGATCATTTAAATGGACTCGACTATTTATTAAAAGTCAATCCAAATGTTAAAATTTATTTCCCATATGATATTTTTTGGGGCGCTCCTGTGCCCTTTGATGCAAGCGGTCAAGAAGCAAACGTCAAGGACTCCCTACCAATCTATATGCAATATTTTAATGGCGCCAATACCAAATTTACAATTCAACAATCTGGACGATTCTGGAATGCCAATATTGAATTTGTAAAATCATCAAAAGAAATCCTTCCTGGATTAACACTTATTGCAAGCGCAGCTGAATATATGGGCTATTTTTCATGCTATCCCAATAAAAGCTTTGTGGAAGGTCAATTTGAACATTCTGAAAATGCATGTAAAAACACCAATTTACCAGAACTTTCGCTGTCTATGAAAACTGCAAAAGGTCAGGTATTAATAGTCGGTTGTTCACATACAGGAGTTGAAAAAATAATTAAGCAATCAAAAGATTTCTTAAAGGAACCTTTAGATTTGGTTTATGGCGGATTTCATATGATACCATTCGACAGAAAACAAACACTTCAACTCGCAACACAGATTAAGGATGACTTACAGGTAAATCGAGTGGCACCTGCACACTGCACTGGCCATTTGGCGTTTAAAATATTAAAAGATATTTATGGCAGCAATTATATTTATGCCGGACTTGGAGAAACCATTCAATAA
- a CDS encoding aspartate/glutamate racemase family protein, with the protein MKTLGLIGGLSWYSTALYYQTINQCIQDLTQGEHTAKLLLHSLDFHDFRPLQNANSLDAMAALLVNIGINLQKAGADCNLICSNTPHLVADHIEQKLNIPLLHIATETAKEISLNQISKVGLLGTKLTMEQEFFKAKLVKQNIEVLIPESQDRNFIHSSIIDELTKGVFLQETRIRYLEIIELLIANGCQGIVFGCTEIGLLIDPKNCPTKIFDTSIIHCKAAVDFALSK; encoded by the coding sequence ATGAAAACATTAGGTCTTATTGGAGGGTTAAGTTGGTATTCTACCGCACTATACTATCAAACAATTAATCAATGTATTCAAGATTTAACCCAAGGTGAACACACTGCAAAATTACTTTTGCATTCGTTAGATTTTCATGATTTTCGGCCACTTCAAAATGCGAATTCGTTGGATGCCATGGCAGCCTTATTGGTTAACATTGGAATCAATCTTCAAAAAGCTGGCGCTGATTGTAACTTAATTTGTTCAAATACTCCTCATCTAGTTGCAGATCATATTGAACAGAAACTCAACATACCACTCCTTCATATTGCCACTGAAACAGCGAAAGAAATATCCTTGAATCAAATAAGCAAAGTTGGTCTATTGGGAACTAAACTAACTATGGAACAAGAATTTTTTAAAGCTAAATTAGTAAAACAAAATATCGAAGTTTTAATTCCAGAAAGTCAAGACAGAAATTTTATACACAGCTCAATAATTGATGAATTAACAAAAGGTGTATTTCTTCAAGAAACCAGAATACGATATCTGGAAATTATTGAATTGCTTATTGCGAATGGTTGCCAGGGCATTGTTTTTGGATGCACCGAAATTGGCTTACTGATCGACCCCAAAAATTGCCCAACTAAAATATTTGACACGAGTATCATCCATTGCAAAGCAGCCGTTGACTTTGCACTATCTAAATAA
- a CDS encoding SulP family inorganic anion transporter, whose amino-acid sequence MKRQLKYYQIIWLKYDLAAGLSVFLVALPLCLGIALASGAPLYAGLLSGIIGGLVVSLISGSPLGVSGPAAGLTTVVAGSILALGDYKIFLLTVIIAGLFQLILGILKLGSIANYFPSSVIKGMLAAIGIILISKQIPLAIGYDQPDFWTSGFTSLFSSKNVLGNFKIFTHHITIGAITISIISITMYIVLQSPKIKKIKIIPTTLMIVLIGIITHIIFINILPTFALNSSQLVNIPGNIFKEIVFPDLTQFFINEKIWKDGMIIGLLATLETLLCVEAVDKLDKHNRITPVNRELIAQGIGNITCGLLGAIPMTAVVVRGSANADAGGRTKLSAFTHGLFLLLAVILIPFILCMIPFASLAAILLITGYNLTKPKLFFNMWSLGWKQFIPFILTILIILLTDLLIGVSIGLLISIYFIVQNNFKAEYKITKTKQHETEVNYIKLNSNVTFLNKVNLRKTLDQIPAYSLLTIDGSESNFIDYDILEIISEYEIKAHDRHIEVHLKGIQKVNINAIH is encoded by the coding sequence TTGAAACGTCAACTAAAATACTACCAAATCATATGGCTAAAATATGATCTTGCTGCAGGACTTTCTGTTTTCCTTGTAGCCCTTCCATTATGTTTAGGCATTGCATTGGCATCAGGCGCTCCACTTTATGCAGGACTTTTATCCGGAATTATAGGAGGTCTGGTTGTTTCTCTAATAAGTGGATCTCCATTGGGTGTTTCGGGTCCGGCCGCCGGATTAACAACAGTGGTTGCCGGTTCAATACTTGCTTTAGGTGACTATAAAATATTTTTATTAACGGTAATTATTGCAGGTCTGTTTCAGCTCATTCTTGGGATTCTAAAATTAGGATCCATTGCAAATTATTTTCCATCCTCCGTAATAAAAGGAATGCTTGCAGCTATCGGTATAATCCTAATATCAAAACAAATTCCATTAGCCATAGGATATGACCAACCAGATTTTTGGACGAGTGGCTTCACTTCTTTGTTTTCTTCAAAAAATGTTTTAGGAAATTTCAAAATCTTTACCCATCATATTACGATAGGAGCCATCACAATTAGCATTATTTCAATTACAATGTATATTGTATTACAAAGCCCTAAAATTAAAAAGATCAAAATAATTCCAACAACTTTAATGATTGTTTTAATTGGAATTATAACGCACATTATTTTCATAAATATCTTACCTACGTTCGCTTTAAATTCTTCTCAATTAGTCAATATACCTGGTAATATTTTTAAAGAAATTGTCTTCCCGGATCTTACTCAGTTTTTTATAAATGAAAAAATTTGGAAAGATGGAATGATCATCGGATTATTGGCAACTTTAGAAACTTTACTTTGTGTTGAAGCTGTTGATAAACTGGATAAGCACAATCGGATTACACCTGTAAACAGGGAATTAATTGCACAAGGGATTGGAAATATTACTTGTGGACTTTTAGGTGCAATTCCCATGACCGCTGTTGTTGTAAGAGGTTCTGCAAATGCAGATGCAGGTGGTCGCACAAAGCTATCTGCTTTTACCCACGGCTTGTTTTTATTGCTGGCTGTAATCTTAATTCCATTTATCCTATGCATGATCCCCTTTGCATCACTCGCTGCAATCTTATTAATTACTGGGTATAATCTTACCAAACCCAAATTATTTTTCAATATGTGGAGTTTAGGATGGAAACAGTTTATTCCTTTTATTCTAACAATTCTTATCATTTTACTAACCGATTTATTAATAGGCGTAAGTATCGGTTTATTAATTTCAATTTATTTTATTGTTCAAAATAATTTTAAAGCGGAATACAAAATAACAAAAACAAAACAACATGAAACTGAGGTTAATTATATCAAGTTAAATAGTAATGTTACCTTTTTAAATAAGGTAAACTTAAGAAAAACCCTGGATCAAATACCTGCTTACAGTTTATTGACCATCGATGGAAGTGAATCTAATTTTATTGATTATGACATCTTAGAAATTATAAGTGAATATGAAATAAAAGCACATGACAGGCACATAGAAGTGCATCTAAAAGGAATTCAAAAAGTAAATATCAATGCAATTCATTGA